The following proteins are encoded in a genomic region of Gossypium hirsutum isolate 1008001.06 chromosome D05, Gossypium_hirsutum_v2.1, whole genome shotgun sequence:
- the LOC107906600 gene encoding acyl-coenzyme A thioesterase 13, with translation MEEAKEFLQLNKEEAESVSRLTIHPHRLGFQCSFYEDFALRGIRVDSVQRGFVSCTFRVPPRLTDKSGNLATGAVANLVDEVGGAIVHVEGLTMNVSVDMSISFLGTAKLNDELQITSKVLGRRGSYSGAIVLVRNKVTGELIAEGRHSLFDKHGSKL, from the exons ATGGAAGAAGCCAAAGAATTCCTCCAACTAAACAAGGAAGAAGCAGAGAGCGTTTCCCGACTCACTATCCACCCTCATCGACTCGGCTTCCAGTGCAGCTTCTACGAAGATTTCGCCTTGCGTGGCATCCGTGTCGATTCGGTCCAGCGTGGCTTCGTTTCCTGCACTTTCAGAGTCCCTCCTCGCCTCACT GATAAAAGTGGGAACTTAGCAACAGGTGCTGTTGCAAATCTTGTCGATGAAGTCGGAGGGGCTATTGTTCATGTCGAAGGTCTTACTATGAATGTTTCAGTCGATATGTCCATCTCGTTCCTCGGAACTGCTAAACTCAAT GATGAATTACAGATTACTTCAAAGGTTTTAGGACGAAGAGGAAGTTATTCAGGTGCAATTGTTCTTGTCAGAAACAAAGTGACAGGGGAGTTAATAGCTGAAGGTCGCCATTCATTGTTTGATAAACATGGTAGCAAACTCTAG
- the LOC107906598 gene encoding protein NRT1/ PTR FAMILY 8.1: protein MEEDDIYTNDGTVDYKGNPANKKKTGTWRTCPFIIGNEVCERLAYYGMSTNLVLYFKHQLNQHSSVAATNNQNWGGTCYITPIIGAFLADSYLGRYWTIACFSIVYIIGMTLLALSASVRGIRPRCYAEDNCNPTEVQSAMTFLALYLIALGTGGIKPCVSSYGADQFDDTDEKEKKHKSSFFNWFYLSINIGALIAGSVLVWVQDNVSWGWGLGIPAIAMAIAVCFFFSGTRLYRNQVAGGSPVTRLFQVLVASIRKYKVAVPANKSILHETADKESNIKGSRKIDHTNDLSFFDKAAVEIETDQLKGSVNPWRLCTVTQVEELKAIIRLLPVWASGIIFSTICSQMGSLFVLQGERMDTHVGHSNFKIPAASLSIFDTLSVTFWVPIYDRIIVPVTRKFTGHKNGLTQLQRMGIGLFISIFAMVVAAILEHERLKMIKRHNYYELKEMPMTIFWQVPQYFLIGCAEVFTCIGQLEFFYEQAPDAMRSFCSALSLTTVALGSYLSSLLVTIVSNATAKNGKPGWIPDNLNYGHIDYFFWILAALGVFNLGVYVWFANWYTYKKAVGTLR from the exons atggaagaagatgatatctaTACAAACGATGGGACAGTGGATTACAAAGGAAATCCTGCTAATAAGAAGAAAACTGGAACCTGGAGAACCTGCCCGTTTATCATAG GAAATGAAGTCTGTGAAAGATTGGCATATTATGGGATGAGCACCAATCTGGTGCTTTACTTTAAGCACCAGCTAAATCAGCATAGCTCAGTGGCTGCTACTAATAACCAGAACTGGGGTGGAACATGCTACATTACACCAATAATTGGAGCATTTCTGGCTGATTCTTATCTAGGAAGATATTGGACAATTGCCTGTTTTTCAATCGTTTATATCATT GGAATGACGCTTTTAGCTTTGTCTGCATCAGTTCGCGGCATAAGGCCGAGATGCTATGCAGAAGATAACTGCAATCCAACAGAGGTGCAAAGCGCGATGACCTTTCTAGCGCTCTACCTGATAGCACTAGGAACAGGTGGAATCAAGCCTTGTGTTTCATCATATGGAGCCGACCAGTTCGATGACACAGACGAAAAAGAGAAAAAACACAAGAGTTCATTCTTCAACTGGTTCTATCTTTCCATAAACATCGGTGCTCTTATTGCAGGCTCGGTGCTGGTTTGGGTACAAGATAATGTGAGCTGGGGATGGGGTTTAGGCATCCCAGCTATAGCCATGGCAATAGCTGTCTGCTTTTTCTTTTCAGGTACTCGTTTGTATCGGAACCAAGTGGCTGGAGGCAGCCCTGTCACACGCCTGTTTCAGGTATTGGTGGCATCCATCAGGAAATATAAAGTTGCAGTACCTGCAAATAAATCTATTTTACATGAGACAGCAGATAAAGAGTCCAATATCAAAGGAAGCCGCAAGATTGACCACACGAATGATCTCAG TTTCTTCGACAAAGCGGCAGTGGAAATCGAAACTGACCAATTAAAGGGCTCAGTAAATCCGTGGAGACTTTGCACTGTTACACAGGTCGAGGAGCTGAAAGCAATAATTCGGTTGCTCCCCGTATGGGCCTCTGGGATAATTTTTTCTACCATTTGCAGTCAGATGGGCAGTTTATTTGTGTTGCAAGGTGAAAGAATGGATACTCATGTTGGTCACTCAAACTTCAAGATCCCTGCGGCATCACTTTCCATCTTCGACACTCTCAGTGTGACCTTTTGGGTGCCAATCTATGACAGAATCATTGTCCCAGTGACAAGAAAATTCACGGGTCACAAGAATGGCCTAACTCAGCTTCAGCGGATGGGAATTGGCCTCTTCATATCCATATTTGCCATGGTAGTTGCAGCGATTCTGGAGCACGAAAGACTGAAAATGATCAAAAGGCACAACTACTATGAGCTAAAAGAAATGCCAATGACAATCTTTTGGCAGGTTCCACAGTATTTCCTCATAGGGTGTGCAGAGGTTTTCACATGCATTGGACAGTTGGAGTTTTTCTACGAACAAGCACCCGACGCAATGAGGAGTTTCTGCTCTGCTCTATCACTCACCACCGTTGCCCTCGGTAGCTACTTGAGCTCTTTGCTTGTAACCATTGTCAGCAATGCGACTGCTAAGAATGGGAAACCTGGGTGGATACCGGATAACCTAAATTATGGTCATATCGATTACTTCTTCTGGATCCTGGCAGCGTTGGGTGTGTTTAATTTAGGCGTTTATGTCTGGTTTGCAAATTGGTACACGTACAAAAAGGCGGTCGGGACTCTTCGTTGA
- the LOC107906599 gene encoding putative esterase C31F10.02, with amino-acid sequence MLREVRKWNMEKAKEFLQLNKEEAESVSRLNIQPTRVGFQCSFYEDFALRGIRVDTVQPGFVSCTLKVPPRLTDKSGNLAKGAVANLVDEVGAAVVHVEGLPMNVSVDMSISFLGTAKLNDKLEITSKVLGQRGSYSGTIVLVRNKATRELIAEGRHSLFGKKSSKL; translated from the exons ATGCTAAGAGAGGTAAGAAAGTGGAATATGGAAAAAGCCAAGGAATTCCTCCAACTAAACAAAGAAGAAGCAGAGAGCGTTTCGCGGCTCAATATTCAGCCTACCCGAGTCGGCTTCCAGTGCAGCTTCTACGAAGATTTCGCCTTGCGTGGCATCCGTGTCGACACCGTCCAGCCTGGCTTCGTTTCCTGCACCTTGAAAGTCCCTCCTCGCCTCACT GATAAAAGTGGAAATTTAGCAAAAGGTGCTGTTGCAAATCTTGTCGATGAGGTTGGAGCGGCTGTTGTTCATGTCGAAGGTCTTCCTATGAATGTTTCAGTCGATATGTCCATCTCCTTTCTCGGAACTGCTAAGCTCAAT GACAAGTTAGAGATTACTTCAAAGGTTTTAGGACAAAGAGGAAGTTATTCAGGTACAATTGTTCTTGTCAGAAACAAAGCGACAAGGGAGTTAATTGCTGAAGGTCGTCATTCATTGTTTGGTAAAAAAAGTAGCAAACTTTAG